A region of the Candidatus Uhrbacteria bacterium genome:
CGGACCTGAGCTTGAGAAATGGAAAATGCTTGCAGAGAAGTCTCCGGCTGCAAATCGTATTCGGTTTGTTGGGAGGTTGAATCGTGAAGAGATTGGAAACTGGATGCGTGCATCGGATGTCTTTTTGTTACATTCCGGTTATGAGGGTTATCCGCATGTTGTCGCGGAAGCGGCATCGATGGGTGTTCCGTGCTTGGTGAGCGATCAAGGGGGGCAATCCCGAGACCAAAGAAGTTTTTGGCGATTTGATCCAGGTTTTGCCGTATCGAAATCAGCAGGCTTGGGTTCAGGCGCTGAAAGAAGTTTCTGTTAGAACAAAGGAAGAGATTCCTGCGGCTACATGGTCGCATCGCGCGATGAGCGAGCGTGTTGAAGGCGTGTTGGTCGAGGCCGAACGAAAAGAAGGGCCGATGCAAACCCTGATGTTTTCTTTTGATCGAGCGTTGCTAGATACGGAGTCGGCATCGATGCGGCGTATTCAGGATTTGGCGGGCGAGGGGATGGTTCAGGCGGTTGTTTTGTCGCATTTCAAAACGGATGAGATTGCGCAGGTTGATCATGTAACGGCGTATGGTTTTTCTGGATCGGGATTTATTCGTTTTTATCGTGCGATTGTGCAGGGGATTCGTATTGTTAACGCTGTACCGAAACGAACGCTGGTTACCGCGCAAGATCCTTTTATTGCGGGGGCGGCTGCTTATCTCGTATCGAGAATCAAAAATGTTCCATTGGAAGTGCAGGAGCATGGTGATTTTTATTCTGGATATTGGAAAAAAGAATCTTGGAAGAATCGATGCTTGTCTCTTGTTGGAAGATTTGTTCTTGGGCAGGCCGAGCGCGTACGTGTTGTTAGTGATCGTGTGAAGGAGTATTTGATTGCTGTAGGAATCAAAGCGGAGAAGATCGAGGTTATTCCGGTCGCTGTTGAGCTACCTTCCGGGATTGTTAGGGGAGGAGGCAGTGATGTTTTTCGTTTCGTTGTTCCGTGCCGTTTTGTCGAGCAAAAAGGTTTGGATGTGTTGTTGAAAGCAGCGGCCTTGCTGAAACAGGAGAATGTTTCATTCCATCTTTCGATAATAGGCCGAGGTCCGCTGCTGAGTTCTTTGCATGGCATGATCGAGAGCAAGGGGCTGGTAAAAGAAGTTGATATTCAGGATTGGAAGGAGGGGAATGATGTTTGGAGAGATGCGGATGGCTTTGTGATGTCGTCGCGTTATGAGGGGTTTGGCCGCACGGTTCTCGAGGCGATGGCTTCCAAGGTCGCTGTTGTTGCTACGGATGTCGGTTGTGTGGGAAGTGTTTTACGACCTGGTGTTGATGGGCGAGTTGTGTCGATTGGTAATGCGGAAGAACTAGCGGTTGCGATGAAGGCGACTATTGTCGATAAAGAATCTACAGATCGCATGATTGCGTCTGCGTATGAGCGTGCCAAGGATTTTCATCGACCAAGGCTCTTCATGAAAAACAACGCGCTGGCTGGCGTTTGATATTGAATCAGATTCTGGAAGTGCGTCCGCGATTTGATTTGTGGGTGCTTGCTTTTGTTTTGTTTGCTCTAGCAACGCGTCTTGCTTCTGCCTTCTTATTCCACAACGGATTGGTGAATCGTGAGTGGGGATTTTATACGCTGGTTGAACATTGGTTTCAGGGATACGGATACTCCTATGCAACGGAGCTCGGATGTCCGTCCGCGTACCGTTCTCCTGGCTTTCTGTTCTTTTTGACAGCTTTGTATAGCGTGATTCGACCGGAGAATACGCTTGCACAGGCATTGATCCAGAACTTGATTGCGTGGCTTGCGTTGATTTTGGTTTATGTTGTCGGTAAGCGATTTGTTGGAAAAAAGGCTGCGCTGCTCGGGGGGGTGATGATGGCTTGTTATCCGTATACGTTTTATCATTTCACTCAG
Encoded here:
- a CDS encoding glycosyltransferase family 4 protein, producing the protein MIQVLPYRNQQAWVQALKEVSVRTKEEIPAATWSHRAMSERVEGVLVEAERKEGPMQTLMFSFDRALLDTESASMRRIQDLAGEGMVQAVVLSHFKTDEIAQVDHVTAYGFSGSGFIRFYRAIVQGIRIVNAVPKRTLVTAQDPFIAGAAAYLVSRIKNVPLEVQEHGDFYSGYWKKESWKNRCLSLVGRFVLGQAERVRVVSDRVKEYLIAVGIKAEKIEVIPVAVELPSGIVRGGGSDVFRFVVPCRFVEQKGLDVLLKAAALLKQENVSFHLSIIGRGPLLSSLHGMIESKGLVKEVDIQDWKEGNDVWRDADGFVMSSRYEGFGRTVLEAMASKVAVVATDVGCVGSVLRPGVDGRVVSIGNAEELAVAMKATIVDKESTDRMIASAYERAKDFHRPRLFMKNNALAGV